The genomic window CCTCGTTGAGCGACTTGTCGGTGTCGAGCAGCTTGTCCAGGTTCGGCCGCACCACATGGCCGAGGCCGCCGCATTCCGGACACATGCCGAGCGGGTCGTTGAACGAATAACGGGTCGCCTCCCCGGCGCTCGGCTCGCTGTGCCGGGAGAACAGCACTCGGATGATCGAATGAATGTCGGTCATGGTGCCGACGGTGGAGCGGGAGTTGCCGCCGATCGGTCGCTGGTCGACGACCACCGCGGGGGCCAAGTTGTCGATTACGTCGGCTTCCGGTCGCTCGTACTTCGGCAGCCGGTTGCGGATGAACCAGGTGAAGGTCTCGTTGAGTTGGCGTTGCGACTCGACCGCGACGGTGCCGAAAACGACCGATGACTTGCCCGAACCGGACACCCCGGTGAAGACCACGATCTTGCCCTTGGGGATCTCCAGCGAGATGTTGCGCAGGTTGTTCTCGCGGGCTCCGACGATCTGGATGGTGTCTCGTTCTGTGTTCACGGCACCCACGGTATGCGGCAATGAGGTCAGGTTCGGTCCTCATTCGAGGTCATACTGGCACGGTGACCGAGACCGCCGCGCGACTGCTCCAATTGCTGTCGCTGCTACAGACCAGACGCGAATGGACCGGCCCTGAGCTGGCCGAACGCCTCGGCGTGACGGTGCGCACGGTGCGTCGCGACATCGACCGATTGCGTGAGCTGGAGTACCCCGTGCACGCCAGCCTCGGCTCGGTCGGCGGCTACCGGCTGGAGGCGGGGACCGCGCTGCCGCCGCTGCTGCTCGACGACGAGGAGGCCGTGGCGATCACCCTGGGTTTGCGCAGCGCCGCCCAGGGCTCGGTGGCGGGTATCGAGGAGTCGGCGGCCCGGGCTCTGGTCAAGCTCCAGCAGGTGCTGCCGACCCGGCTGCGCGGACGGGTGGACGCGGTCGATTCGGCGACCGTCTCGCTCGGTGGTCCGGCCGCCGGTCCGCGGGTCGATCCGGAGACGCTGGTCGTCCTGGCCGCCGCTGCCCGCGACGGTGAGCGAATACGCTTCCGCTATCGCGACAAGGGCGATGCGGAGAGCAGGCGATTCGCCGAGCCGCACAGTCTCGTCGCCGCGGGTCGCCGTTGGTATCTGGTCGCCTGGGATGTGGACCGTGCGGACTGGCGTACCTTCCGGGTAGACCGGATCGAGGCGCCGTTCCCGACGGGAGTGCGTTGTGCGCCAAGGGATTTGCCCGCTGACGACGCCGCCGCGTTCGTCACCGCTCAGCTGGCCCGCTCCCGTCCCGCGCGCAGCGTGGTCTTCCTCGTGCACACTTCGGCCGAGCAACTGGCCGAAACCTTCCGAGTGCGACCGGAAGAGGTCGAGCCGATCGACGACCGCAGCTGCCTGATCCGCACCAGCGCCGACTCACTGGAATGGACCGCTATCCGAATCGCCCATCTCGGCGTGGAGTTCGAGGTCCGCGAACCGCCGGAGATGCAGCGCATGTTGCGTGACCTCGGCGCTAAACTCCTTCGCGCGGCGGGGGATCCGCAGTAGGCAGGGTCGGGTTGACGTGTGTTTGCCGGGTGCGCGGACGACCGAACTGAAAAGCGACCGGTACCCCTCTTTTCATAACCGGTATACGACCGGTCGTGCGTTGCTATCGTTCCGCCATGTCGAACACGGGGGGCGCTCGGGTTGCTGCCGAGGCGCCTGTGGAGGATCGGCCACCGATAGTGGAGGTCGATGACGAGGAGCGGCCCGCTCGGGTACTGAGCGGTTGGGCCGAACGGGTGGTGTCGGTAACTGCGTTCGCGGTCGCGATTCTGGTGGTATGGCAGGTGTTTCGGCCGTTGCCACAGGGCAGCCAGTACTACCTGGTTGTGTTCCTGGCGGCGACGTTGCCGCTGGTGTTCCTCGCGTATCGCTCGGGCTTACGGTTCCTGGATCGTGCGGACGGGCCAGGCGTGCTCGATTGGCTGCTGGCCGCGGTCTCGCTGGTGGTCTGTCTCTACCCGGTGCTGCCGTTGACGATCGGGTCGGGTGGCGGCGGGTACAACGCCTTCCTGGACAGGCAGGGTCTGCTCGATCCCGTCGACGTCGGCATGGGCGCGCTGCTGCTGGTGCTCGTGCTGGAGGCGTGCCGGCGGACCACCGGGTGGGTACTTCCGCTGGTCTGCCTGGTGTTCCTGGCCTACGGGTATTACGGAGGTTTCCTGCCGCAAGGATGGACGATCGCGCACGCGGGCTTGGACTTCGGGCAGATCGTCGACGCGCTGTACAACTC from Nocardia iowensis includes these protein-coding regions:
- a CDS encoding helix-turn-helix transcriptional regulator, which codes for MTETAARLLQLLSLLQTRREWTGPELAERLGVTVRTVRRDIDRLRELEYPVHASLGSVGGYRLEAGTALPPLLLDDEEAVAITLGLRSAAQGSVAGIEESAARALVKLQQVLPTRLRGRVDAVDSATVSLGGPAAGPRVDPETLVVLAAAARDGERIRFRYRDKGDAESRRFAEPHSLVAAGRRWYLVAWDVDRADWRTFRVDRIEAPFPTGVRCAPRDLPADDAAAFVTAQLARSRPARSVVFLVHTSAEQLAETFRVRPEEVEPIDDRSCLIRTSADSLEWTAIRIAHLGVEFEVREPPEMQRMLRDLGAKLLRAAGDPQ